The following coding sequences are from one Humulus lupulus chromosome X, drHumLupu1.1, whole genome shotgun sequence window:
- the LOC133805313 gene encoding uncharacterized protein LOC133805313 isoform X2, producing the protein MSEKETLSEFYEELSDIANEYFSLGEKLSDSVLVRKIVRSLSDRFQSKITAIEEVKNLDTLKVEELMGSLRTFELNQNIRHQEKPIDVNDKSIALKSSKEKMESSDEEDDDEMILLSKNFKKFMRKIGNKKNMFKSSKGNNFSKPFVSTNKKGIQCRECECFGHIQSECANTIKKNKKVLAATWSDNESESSDEEENYNLTLTSVFSCLPLFVHENENIVCLNNTISIDGGSHSDSFEFDLDEDSLKESYKIMYDQWLKVCLDNHLMANNNKVLKKRNEELDSFVK; encoded by the coding sequence ATGTCAGAAAAAGAAACCCTCAgtgagttttatgaagaattgtctgacattgctaatgaatatttttctttaggagaaaagttgtctgactctgttttggttaggaaaattgttagatctctttctgacaggtttcaatccaagatcacagccattgaggaggtaaagaaccttgacaccttgaaagttgaggaattgatgggatctcttcgaacttttgaactaaatcaAAATATTCGCCATCAAGAGAAACCAATTGATGTGAATGATAAAtcaattgccttgaaatcttccaaagagaaaatggaaagctcagatgaggaagatgatgatgaaatgatcttaTTATCAAAAAACTTTAAGAAGTTTATGAGaaagattggtaacaagaaaaacatgtttaaatcctccaaaggtaataatttttccaAACCTTTTGTATCtactaataaaaaaggtattcaatgcagggagtgtgaatgttttggacatattcaatccGAATGTGCCAATAccataaagaaaaataagaaggtctTGGCAGCCACTTGGAGTGACAATGaatctgaaagtagtgatgaggaagaaaattaTAATCTTACCTTAACTTCAgttttttcttgcttacctctTTTTGTACATGAGAATGAAAACATTGTgtgtttaaataatactatttcaatAGATGGGGGTTCCCATAGTGATTCATTTGAATTCGATTTGGATGAGGATtccttgaaagaatcatacaaaatcatgtatgatcaatggttgaaagtgtgtttagataatcatttgatggcaaacaataacaaagttctcaagaagagaaatgaagaacTTGACTCTTTTGTTAAATAA